A DNA window from Calliphora vicina chromosome 1, idCalVici1.1, whole genome shotgun sequence contains the following coding sequences:
- the LOC135948809 gene encoding serine-rich adhesin for platelets, translating into MYRNYHGNCCCCTEYNLNNLNHCCHFLTPSCDLNCCPCELHCYHATKRLPQSYRKLTTMPPKLNTTSETSSGKNSAKLKKKTKPKKGSKNGVQSRDSAIEKISLNDRIASITSSNSENPRRSFPDGSNNVRLSHSESLVGRRSSTGSGNNGIQNSDSYCNYQCVCRPSKGCLGKPAINFNLLTHNGMPIKQTYPDRGPSYRISSNHIKQNEFNYIALENLPPPLNSNRISNNSRNSYTTQPSYVRQGYNKSPHQSHLSSVSKSSTRLNCQHSAKKCSLTKNLSCSCNCNLCRKTSPTGTSSVRSSRQSFSSSKSCPQLDVINEEEAENEEYANFVSNQSFRNSTESYTKPESRSKPIVTGTPKIQKSLEDSCADFLNIVCDNILESVQKSVDSKLQEYSSNVVQNFESLGQKLEKSESAVKSLCMEIMEKMTEQNKNNLVQICSVVQNLVENQTANQYAMTRNNCQDKECQCEPEIKEENEFITDVVQDINNGNALKEETTMAAEIQLCTCCHCNDTNPSLNEKNPKEVTTNNAKNDDGRMEKSTSDAKPQRCSCCHCNDANSAHTLALYKSYSSSTIEEQIDHPLRSTEQSGLMQNAHSFGRNEGGREDDIKLLTLPIKYPPQEDSSPRSSTGRDDLRIVGKPVQFSPSEVASPRKSCVRCMNLNKEEDIPISKLYPPPEEETSSARALNSQHDISPQMFTTFSLTPSGKTIFNCNCSKECKYDGSDNVSVCVKSVCRNIYDNYDTSGYATEPEDNNDPAASNSARKKLQKKASKQQCSSQTLMAIGQEIVNGRQISRRTSKTNSSKDSNASPTRLSRL; encoded by the exons atgtatagaAATTATCACGGCAACTGCTGCTGCTGTactgaatataatttaaataacttaaaccaTTGCTGCCATTTCCTGACCCCATCTTGTGACTTAAACTGTTGTCCATGTGAATTGCATTGCTATCACGCAACTAAACGTTTGCCTCAATCATATCGTAAACTAACGACCATGCCTCCAAAACTAAATACAACAAGCGAAACTTCTTCGGGCAAAAATagtgcaaaattaaaaaagaaaacaaaaccgAAAAAAGGCAGTAAAAATGGCGTACAAAGCAGAGATTCagctattgaaaaaatttcactaAATGATAGAATAGCCAGTATTACTAGCTCTAATAGTGAAAATCCCAGACGCAGCTTTCCAGACGGGAGTAATAATGTGCGTTTGTCGCATTCTGAAAGTTTGGTAGGAAGAAGATCGAGTACTGGCAGTGGAAACAACGGCATTCAGAATTCCGATTCCTATTGTAACTACCAATGTGTTTGTAGACCCTCGAAGGGTTGCCTGGGGAAACCAGCAATCAATTTTAATCTGCTCACACACAATGGTATGCCCATTAAGCAAACCTATCCAGATAGGGGTCCAAGTTACAGAATAAGTAGTAATCACATAAAACAGAATGAGTTCAATTACATTGCTTTGGAAAACTTACCACCGCCACTAAATAGCAATAGAATCTCCAATAACTCAAGAAATTCTTATACAACTCAACCCAGTTATGTTAGACAAGGCTACAATAAGTCTCCACATCAATCTCATTTATCTTCAGTCTCAAAATCTAGTACCCGTTTAAACTGTCAGCACTCTGCAAAGAAATGCTCACTCACTAAAAATCTATCTTGCTCATGCAATTGCAATCTCTGCCGTAAAACATCACCCACGGGAACCAGCTCCGTAAGATCATCTAGACAATCGTTTTCATCCTCGAAAAGTTGCCCTCAACTGGATGTTATTAATGAAGAAGAAGCTGAAAATGAAGAATATGCTAATTTCGTTAGTAACCAAAGTTTTCGAAATTCAACAGAGTCTTATACAAAGCCTGAGTCTCGCTCAAAACCAATTGTAACAGGCACgcctaaaatacaaaaatctttagAAGATTCTTGCGCAGatttcttaaatattgtttGTGACAATATTTTGGAATCCGTACAAAAATCTGTCGATAGTAAGCTGCAAGAATATAGCAGCAATGTAGTACAAAATTTCGAGAGCCTGGGACAAAAGTTGGAAAAGAGTGAATCAGCTGTGAAAAGTTTGTGTATGGAAATTATGGAAA aaatgactgagcaaaacaaaaataatttggtaCAAATTTGTTCAGTTGTACAAAATCTAGTGGAAAATCAAACAGCCAATCAATATGCCATGACAAGAAACAATTGTCAAGATAAAGAATGTCAGTGTGAGCCAGAGATAAAGGAAGAGAATGAATTCATTACAGATGTTGTACAAGATATTAATAATGGGAATGCTCTTAAGGAAGAAACCACAATGGCTGCTGAAATACAATTGTGTACATGTTGCCATTGTAATGATACAAATCCTTCGTTAAATGAGAAAAATCCTAAGGAAGTAACCACAAATAATGCTAAAAATGACGATGGTCGTATGGAGAAATCGACAAGTGATGCTAAACCACAGAGGTGTAGTTGCTGCCATTGTAACGATGCGAATTCTGCCCACACATTAGCGCTATATAAATCATATTCCAGCAGTACCATAGAAGAACAAATTGACCATCCTCTTCGCTCTACAGAACAAAGTGGTCTTATGCAAAACGCCCACTCGTTTGGGAGAAATGAAGGTGGTAGGGAAGATGATATAAAATTATTGACACTACCCATTAAATATCCTCCACAAGAAGATTCTTCACCCAGGAGCTCTACTGGAAGAGATGATTTAAGAATTGTGGGAAAGCCTGTACAATTTTCTCCTTCAGAAGTGGCTTCTCCTAGGAAATCATGTGTAAGATGTATGAATTTAAATAAGGAGGAGGATATACCAATTTCCAAGCTATATCCACCACCTGAAGAGGAAACTTCATCAGCTAGAGCATTAAATTCTCAGCATGATATTTCTCCGCAAATGTTTACAACTTTTAGTTTAACACCTTCTGGGAAGACCATCTTCAATTGTAACTGCTCTAAGGAGTGCAAGTATGATGGTAGCGATAATGTAAGTGTGTGTGTTAAATCGGtttgtagaaatatttatgATAATTATGATACGAGTGGTTATGCCACCGAACCAGAGGACAATAATGACCCAGCAGCTAGCAATAGTGCACGCAAGAAATTGCAAAAGAAGGCTTCCAAGCAACAGTGCAGTTCTCAGACTTTAATGGCAATTGGTCAGGAAATTGTAAATGGTAGACAGATAAGCAGAAGAACCAGTAAAACGAATTCTTCCAAGGATAGTAATGCATCGCCAACAAGATTATCGCGTTTGTAA